The Pan paniscus chromosome 1, NHGRI_mPanPan1-v2.0_pri, whole genome shotgun sequence genome has a segment encoding these proteins:
- the LRRN2 gene encoding leucine-rich repeat neuronal protein 2, whose protein sequence is MRLLVTPLLLAWVAGATAAVPVVPWHVPCPPQCACQIRPWYTPRSSYREATTVDCNDLFLTAVPPALPAGTQTLLLQSNSIVRVDQSELGYLANLTELDLSQNSFSDARDCDFHALPQLLSLHLEENQLTRLEDHSFAGLASLQELYLNHNQLYRIAPRAFSGLSNLLRLHLNSNLLRAIDSRWFEMLPNLEILMIGGNKVDAILDMNFRPLANLRSLVLAGMNLREISDYALEGLQSLESLSFYDNQLARVPRRALEQVPGLKFLDLNKNPLQRVGPGDFANMLHLKELGLNNMEELVSIDKFALVNLPELTKLDITNNPRLSFIHPRAFHHLPQMETLMLNNNALSALHQQTVESLPNLQEVGLHGNPIRCDCVIRWANATGTRVRFIEPQSTLCAEPPDLQRLPVREVPFREMTDHCLPLISPRSFPPSLQVASGESMVLHCRALAEPEPEIYWVTPAGLRLTPAHAGRRYRVYPEGTLELRRVTAEEAGLYTCVAQNLVGADTKTVSVVVGRALLQPGRDEGQGLELRVQETHPYHILLSWVTPPNTVSTNLTWSSASSLRGQGATALARLPRGTHSYNITRLLQATEYWACLQVAFADAHTQLACVWARTKEATSCHRALGDRPGLIAILALAVLLLAAGLAAHLGTGQPRKGVGGRRPLPPAWAFWGWSAPSVRVVSAPLVLPWNPGRKLPRSSEGETLLPPLSQNS, encoded by the coding sequence ATGAGGCTTCTCGTGACCCCACTCTTGCTAGCTTGGGTGGCTGGTGCCACTGCCGCTGTGCCCGTGGTACCCTGGCATGTTCCCTGCCCCCCTCAGTGTGCCTGCCAGATCCGGCCCTGGTATACGCCCCGCTCGTCCTACCGCGAGGCTACCACTGTGGACTGCAATGACCTATTCCTGACGGCAGTCCCCCCGGCACTCCCCGCAGGCACACAGACCCTGCTCCTGCAGAGCAACAGCATTGTCCGTGTGGACCAGAGTGAACTGGGCTACCTGGCCAATCTCACAGAGCTGGACCTGTCCCAGAACAGCTTTTCGGATGCCCGAGACTGTGATTTCCATGCCCTGCCCCAGCTGCTGAGCCTGCACCTAGAGGAGAACCAGCTGACCCGGCTGGAGGACCACAGCTTTGCAGGGCTGGCCAGCCTACAGGAACTCTATCTCAACCACAACCAGCTCTACCGCATCGCCCCCAGGGCCTTTTCTGGCCTCAGCAACTTGCTGCGGCTGCACCTCAACTCCAACCTCCTGAGGGCCATTGACAGCCGCTGGTTCGAAATGCTGCCCAACTTGGAGATACTCATGATTGGCGGCAACAAGGTAGATGCCATCCTGGACATGAACTTCCGGCCCCTGGCCAACCTGCGTAGCCTGGTGCTAGCAGGCATGAACCTGCGGGAGATCTCCGACTATGCCCTGGAGGGGCTGCAAAGCCTGGAGAGCCTCTCCTTCTATGACAACCAGCTGGCCCGGGTGCCCAGGCGGGCACTGGAACAGGTGCCCGGGCTCAAGTTCCTAGACCTCAACAAGAACCCGCTCCAGCGGGTAGGGCCGGGGGACTTTGCCAACATGCTGCACCTTAAGGAGCTGGGGCTGAACAACATGGAGGAGCTGGTCTCCATCGACAAGTTTGCCCTGGTGAACCTCCCCGAGCTGACCAAGCTGGACATCACCAATAACCCACGGCTGTCCTTCATCCACCCCCGCGCCTTCCACCACCTGCCCCAGATGGAGACCCTCATGCTCAACAACAACGCTCTCAGTGCCTTGCACCAGCAGACGGTGGAGTCCCTGCCCAACCTGCAGGAGGTAGGTCTCCACGGCAACCCCATCCGCTGTGACTGTGTCATCCGCTGGGCCAATGCCACGGGCACCCGTGTCCGCTTCATCGAGCCACAATCCACCCTGTGTGCGGAGCCTCCGGACCTCCAGCGCCTCCCGGTCCGTGAGGTGCCCTTCCGGGAGATGACGGACCACTGTTTGCCCCTCATCTCCCCACGAAGCTTCCCCCCAAGCCTCCAGGTAGCCAGTGGAGAGAGCATGGTGCTGCATTGCCGGGCACTGGCCGAACCCGAACCCGAGATCTACTGGGTCACTCCAGCCGGGCTTCGACTGACACCTGCCCATGCAGGCAGGAGGTACCGGGTGTACCCCGAGGGGACCCTGGAGCTGCGGAGGGTGACAGCAGAAGAGGCAGGGCTATACACCTGTGTGGCCCAGAACCTGGTGGGGGCTGACACTAAGACGGTTAGTGTGGTTGTGGGCCGTGCTCTCCTCCAGCCAGGCAGGGACGAAGGACAGGGGCTGGAGCTCCGGGTGCAGGAGACCCACCCCTATCACATCCTGCTATCTTGGGTCACCCCACCCAACACAGTGTCCACCAACCTCACCTGGTCCAGTGCCTCCTCCCTCCGGGGCCAGGGGGCCACAGCTCTGGCCCGTCTGCCTCGGGGAACCCACAGCTACAACATTACCCGCCTCCTTCAGGCCACGGAGTACTGGGCCTGCCTGCAAGTGGCCTTTGCTGATGCCCACACCCAGTTGGCTTGTGTATGGGCCAGGACCAAAGAGGCCACTTCTTGCCACAGAGCCTTAGGGGACCGTCCTGGGCTCATTGCCATCCTGGCTCTCGCTGTCCTTCTCCTGGCAGCTGGGCTAGCGGCCCACCTTGGCACAGGCCAACCCAGGAAGGGTGTGGGTGGGAGGCGGcctctc